The Deltaproteobacteria bacterium CG11_big_fil_rev_8_21_14_0_20_49_13 genomic sequence AATTACTACATTGATATGGGGAGCTTTGCCTATTCTTCGCTTGCATCTCAGTTCAGTTCTGAGGATATCTTTGCGAGCCTTTACATGGAGCTTTCCGGAGAGTTCAAGGGCCTTGCAAGCGCCCTTGCCTCGCTGGGTATACAGGCGAACGCCTCCACAAATTTAGACCTTTTGAATCTTTATGAACGATGGCTCAAAAGCGGCGACGAGAATATCAGGCAAAAGCTGATGGAGGAAGGTCTCATTCCCACAAGTAAAACCTTTCATTGTTGATTTCCTGTCTCTGTTCTAGTAATGGCGCGATTGTGAAGAAACTGTTTTTCTTTTTGTTCCTCATCTTTAGCGTTACGCTCCTTTCCTGCGGCAGTTCCGGAACGCCTTTCAATAGCACCGTTTCCACCCAGGCTCCGCCTTATGTAAACAGGATAGATCCCGCTATCGTCAATCCTGGCGATACTCTTACCATCTTTGGACTCGGTTATTCGATCGTGCCCGGATATAATATCGTTACGTTCGGTGATGTTTCTACGGTCTCTGAAAACTATTTCATTCTCACCACACCAACATCAGATGAAATAGAGTCCATTACCGTAGTGGTGCCGGCGAACGTTCCTGCCGGCACACAGACCGTCTATGTCTCTGTTATTGGCAACACAAGTAACACCAATATGTCGGTTAACGTAAACTGATGAAAGAGACTATAGAAAAGATCGCGGGCAGGAAGATTAGGAATGTTGTTAAGCTCCACGGCGATGCTTCTTACAGGGAATATTTCAGGGCCTTTCTTGATGACGGCACCACGCGAATAATAATGCAGATGCCAAAGGGCAGATCGAGCGTTTCGGAAGAGATAACCAATTTCAAAGGCGTGCACAAAGAGATTCCGTTCGTAAATATAGACAGGTTCCTTGCATCCCTGGGTCTTCCGGTTCCTAAGATAGAAAGATATGATGAGGCAGCGAGGGTGATGGTCCTTGAAGATCTTGGGGACAGCCTTCTAGCCGGATGTGTCAAGGATGCCGACCGGGGGGCGTGCGAGAAATGGTATAAGAAGGCAATAGACCTTCTGGTGAATCTTCAAAAGAAGACATTCGGCATAAAAGATGAGGCAGAGTGCGTTGCGCTTCAGCGTTCGTTCGATCCGTATCTTCTCAATTGGGAGTTCGATCATTTCAGGGAATATCTTGTCGAAGCAAGGCTTGGAAGAGAGATGGAGGAAGAGGACCGCGAATTGTTCGAGAAGGAGACAAGAAAGATAACCGATGAGATAACCAAGATACCATATTGTTTTACCCATCGCGATTTTCAGAGCAGGAATCTTATCGTGAGAGATAACGGAGAGCTTTCGCTGATAGATTTTCAGGATGCATTGATGGGCCCGTGCATCTATGACCTTGTTGCGCTGCTGCGCGATTCCTATGTGGAGCTGGAGTGGGGGATGGTGGAAGGCTTAGCGGAGTATTATAGCGAAAACGGGTTGTTCAAAAGCGGTTCAAAAGCGGTTCAAAAGTGGTTCAACCTGGTCACGCTTCAGCGGAAGATGAAGGATGCCGGGCGGTTCATCTATATCGACCGCGTAAAGAAGAACCCGAACTTTTTACAATATATTCCGACAACGTTAAGGTATATTAAAAATGCGCTGGAAGAAACTTACGCACTTACGCACCTAAACACTTACGCACTGTGCGAAGCACTAAAAAAATATGTCCCGGAATGGAATTAAAATCAAGAACGCCATAATCCTTGCCGCAGGCCTTGGCACGCGTCTGAGACCTCTGACCTTTAGGACACCCAAGCCTCTGCTCCCGGTCGGGGCCATGCCGCTTATCGATCATGCACTCTATCTTCTTAAGAAGGCAGGCATTAAAAATGTGGTCATAAACCTCCATCATCTGGGAGGTCAGATAAAATCATATGTCGGTTCGGGCAGGAGATACGGACTTAAGGTAAGATATACATTTGAGAAAAAGATATTGGGTACGGGAGGCGGGATAAAGAACGCGGAAAAACATCTAAAGGGCGGGCCGTTCCTCGTTATTAACGGGGACGTCCTTATCGATATCGATCTGAAGAGGGTGAGCTCGGCGTATCTCAAGAAGAGGCCGTCGGCGTTAATGGTCGTCAGAAGGCTCAAAAAGGGCGAGGCTTACGCAAAGCTTGACGTTTCCAAAGGCATTCTTAAAGGTTTTGGTGCAGGAAAGTTCATGTTCACCGGCGTTCAGATATTCGATCCCATAATTTTCAAATTTCTTAAGAGACCTTCGTGTCTTATCGGTTCGGGCTACAAAAAACTCCTGGAAAAGCGCCTTAACGTCGCAACCATTGAACACAAGGGGAGATGGAATGACATAGGGACGATAGAAAGATATGTGCAGGAGATCCTTCGCTGACGCTCGGGTCATCTAGGCATTATATTGAGGAAGAGATAGGTGGCCGGGCTGATACATTTACCAAGGAGACGGACGTATTCAAACCACCCAAAAAGCCTTATCATGGTGTATGGTCGCCTTATGACATCTAACGTATTTACCGTGCCTTTTATCATAAACCACCCCTGCCCGCCATGTTGTTTGGCGGGTCCTACTCATAGGTTGCGCATATCTTGTGCCAACTGCAGTGATCGGTGATCAGTTATCGATGTTCGGCAGACAAGACGTTAACCATATGAAATCATAAATAATTTAAAAGACGTTACCGATAACTGATCACCGATAACCGATCACCAGACTTTATCAAATGGGTACATTTATACCGAGGGATGGGTGTTTTTTTGACGGAACTTAAGAAAATGATATTTCCAGAATTTCGTAGGTGCGCATGCCGCTTGGGGCCCTTACTTTTACCTCGTCGCCTTCAAATTTTCCTATCATGGCCCTGGCAATGGGCGATTCAATGGATATCTTTCCTTTTGAAATGTCGGATTCGTATGCCCCGACGATCATATATTTCACCTCTTCGCCGTTGTCTATATCGTGGAGTTTTACGGTCGCGCCAAAGACCACTTTTTCGCTTTCGATCTTTGCAGGATCTATGACCTGTGCGGAGGCTATCGCGTGTTCGATCTCCTGCATCTGCCGGCTGAGATGCGCCTGGTGCTCCTTTGCCGCGGCGTAATCGGCGTTCTCGGAAAGGTCGCCATGCCCGCGAGCTTCTTCTATCGCTTTAACGTTTTTCGGACGTTCGACACCTTTCAGGTGTTTCAGTTTTTCCTGAAGTTTTTTATAACCGTCTGGTGTCATCGGCATTTTTTGCATAATCTCTCCTGAAAAAACAAACCACTGGTCACGGAGCAAATGCTGTTGCCTACGTGACCGGTGGTCAATTGACGGTTGACATATATTGATTTTTTGGCGATAGGTCAAGTCCTATGATAATAAAACAGCTTGAAATAGGCCCTATGGGTAACTTTGCCTACCTTCTGGCGGACGATAAAAAGAGCGCCTGCGCGGTCATCGACCCCGGCTGGCAGGTGGACGAAATA encodes the following:
- a CDS encoding aminoglycoside phosphotransferase; amino-acid sequence: MKETIEKIAGRKIRNVVKLHGDASYREYFRAFLDDGTTRIIMQMPKGRSSVSEEITNFKGVHKEIPFVNIDRFLASLGLPVPKIERYDEAARVMVLEDLGDSLLAGCVKDADRGACEKWYKKAIDLLVNLQKKTFGIKDEAECVALQRSFDPYLLNWEFDHFREYLVEARLGREMEEEDRELFEKETRKITDEITKIPYCFTHRDFQSRNLIVRDNGELSLIDFQDALMGPCIYDLVALLRDSYVELEWGMVEGLAEYYSENGLFKSGSKAVQKWFNLVTLQRKMKDAGRFIYIDRVKKNPNFLQYIPTTLRYIKNALEETYALTHLNTYALCEALKKYVPEWN
- a CDS encoding mannose-1-phosphate guanylyltransferase, giving the protein MSRNGIKIKNAIILAAGLGTRLRPLTFRTPKPLLPVGAMPLIDHALYLLKKAGIKNVVINLHHLGGQIKSYVGSGRRYGLKVRYTFEKKILGTGGGIKNAEKHLKGGPFLVINGDVLIDIDLKRVSSAYLKKRPSALMVVRRLKKGEAYAKLDVSKGILKGFGAGKFMFTGVQIFDPIIFKFLKRPSCLIGSGYKKLLEKRLNVATIEHKGRWNDIGTIERYVQEILR
- a CDS encoding transcription elongation factor GreA — protein: MQKMPMTPDGYKKLQEKLKHLKGVERPKNVKAIEEARGHGDLSENADYAAAKEHQAHLSRQMQEIEHAIASAQVIDPAKIESEKVVFGATVKLHDIDNGEEVKYMIVGAYESDISKGKISIESPIARAMIGKFEGDEVKVRAPSGMRTYEILEISFS